A single window of Acidimicrobiales bacterium DNA harbors:
- the cofC gene encoding 2-phospho-L-lactate guanylyltransferase, whose protein sequence is MTPAQWLLVPVKSFAAAKGRLAEELGADARADLARSMATHVLDCAGDLPVAVACDDDAVRAWALGHGATIVWCPGTDLNGAVTAGVSELADRGARRVVVAHSDLPLANSFEELLTTDGVVLVPDRHLAGTNVLVVPTGPGFTFSYGPGSFRRHIDEAHRLAHSVRIVRDESLGWDVDEPADLTVLEHAR, encoded by the coding sequence ATGACCCCGGCGCAGTGGCTGCTCGTCCCCGTGAAGAGCTTCGCCGCGGCTAAGGGACGCCTCGCTGAGGAACTCGGTGCCGATGCGCGCGCGGATCTGGCGCGGTCCATGGCGACCCATGTCCTCGACTGCGCGGGTGACCTACCGGTCGCCGTGGCATGCGATGACGACGCGGTCCGCGCCTGGGCTCTCGGCCACGGCGCGACGATCGTGTGGTGCCCGGGAACCGACCTGAATGGTGCGGTCACCGCCGGCGTGAGCGAACTCGCCGACCGGGGGGCGCGCCGTGTCGTCGTCGCACACAGCGATCTCCCCCTCGCCAACAGCTTCGAGGAGCTCCTCACCACCGACGGGGTGGTCCTCGTCCCCGACCGCCACCTCGCAGGAACCAACGTTCTCGTGGTCCCCACCGGCCCGGGGTTCACCTTCTCCTACGGGCCCGGTTCTTTTCGCCGCCATATCGACGAAGCGCACCGGCTCGCACACAGCGTCCGAATCGTGCGGGACGAGTCGCTCGGATGGGATGTCGACGAGCCCGCCGACCTCACAGTTCTGGAGCACGCGAGATGA
- a CDS encoding ribonuclease HII encodes MPVPRLRKANRSTSPSLAVERELWGSGHDFVVGLDEVGKGAWAGPLTVGAAVVPRDRRIYKVRDSKMLTSAEREALFERIAGWCVSWGVGHASHSECDELGMSEAQRLAARRALAALDVEPDAVVLDGKWDFVGGARRIVKGDAVCLSIAAASILAKVTRDRLMIAEAEHYPAWWFAQNKGYPCHRHRAALQAWGPTTIHRRSWAFMDTLAFSAGPRFVRDDGQGSLFEVA; translated from the coding sequence ATGCCCGTGCCGCGCCTGCGGAAGGCGAACCGTTCCACCTCGCCGAGCCTCGCCGTCGAGCGCGAACTGTGGGGGAGTGGTCACGACTTCGTCGTCGGCCTCGACGAGGTGGGCAAGGGTGCATGGGCCGGTCCGCTCACCGTGGGTGCCGCGGTGGTTCCCCGGGACCGTCGCATCTACAAGGTGCGGGACTCGAAGATGCTCACTTCAGCGGAGCGCGAGGCGCTGTTCGAGCGGATCGCCGGATGGTGCGTGTCGTGGGGTGTCGGCCACGCATCTCATTCCGAGTGTGACGAGTTGGGCATGTCCGAGGCCCAGCGCCTCGCCGCCCGACGTGCCCTTGCTGCGCTCGATGTGGAACCCGATGCCGTCGTCCTCGACGGGAAGTGGGACTTCGTCGGAGGGGCACGCCGGATCGTCAAGGGTGATGCCGTGTGCCTGTCGATCGCGGCGGCGTCGATCCTCGCGAAGGTGACCCGGGACCGGCTGATGATCGCGGAGGCCGAGCACTACCCGGCGTGGTGGTTCGCCCAGAACAAGGGGTACCCGTGTCATCGCCATCGGGCGGCGTTGCAGGCGTGGGGTCCGACCACGATCCACCGGCGCAGCTGGGCGTTCATGGACACCCTGGCGTTCTCGGCGGGTCCACGGTTCGTGCGCGACGACGGCCAGGGGTCCCTCTTCGAGGTGGCCTGA
- a CDS encoding FAD-dependent oxidoreductase produces MATLLEPIDVGAVTVRNRAVVTAHGAFLDFYRPGESADRYAGYLEARARGGAGLIILQPVHVHPSSHALGHHVYDRDDLAPKWAHVADRLHRHDTTALVQLFHFGAQFTSDGREDLQPLWSFDGQPSPEGEGSHRMTGVEIEEVLDGYVRTAVLAVESGLDGVELHATHGYLLQQSFSPWGNDRDDEWGEPLRFARELIARVRAALGAEHVVGLRISADDWVRPDQGGLGAEGLQDVAAALVADGGLDYLNHSEGAKSSHYARSIGNYRHPHGEWLPLTGGLRQAIDAAVPVIGVGKLHTPDDAEAALAAGVCDMVAMTRAHIADPDVITKYSSRRTAEIRPCVGANQGCVDRMVGALPITCFHNPDVGREHRLAPVRRNGSAKVLVVGAGPAGLKAAEAAAVRGHRVTVVDAASRPGGRLLALERCGPAAELLDSVRHLVDRCKDLGVEMRLGEHLDDVPAGYGAVVLATGASPDPASLGVGDGSVPVLSTDDAAWGRLDGQPFDVSGAGILVVDHLGTNEVALAAESLVARGAQVTFITPGPSPMWAVGFTHLRALMEALHVEGSTVESSTGFVDIANGAVTTRHVYSKQRSTRPFDAVVAGVHARANTALRASAEATGAHVHLAGDAVAPRTAMHAFREGADVGAAVGG; encoded by the coding sequence ATGGCGACCCTGCTCGAACCCATCGACGTCGGCGCTGTCACGGTTCGCAACCGCGCCGTGGTGACGGCCCACGGTGCCTTCCTCGACTTCTACCGCCCGGGGGAATCCGCCGACCGCTACGCGGGCTACCTCGAGGCCCGGGCGCGCGGCGGTGCCGGCCTCATCATCCTCCAACCTGTCCACGTCCACCCCTCCAGCCACGCCCTCGGTCATCACGTCTACGACCGCGACGACCTGGCTCCCAAGTGGGCCCATGTCGCCGACCGTCTGCACCGTCACGACACGACCGCGCTGGTCCAGTTGTTCCACTTCGGCGCCCAGTTCACCTCCGACGGCCGCGAGGACCTGCAACCCCTGTGGTCCTTCGACGGTCAGCCTTCGCCCGAGGGGGAGGGCTCGCACCGTATGACCGGCGTAGAGATCGAAGAAGTCCTCGACGGCTACGTCCGCACCGCCGTCCTGGCGGTCGAGTCCGGCCTCGACGGGGTCGAGTTGCACGCCACCCACGGCTACCTCCTCCAGCAGTCGTTCAGCCCGTGGGGCAACGACCGCGACGACGAGTGGGGTGAGCCGCTGCGCTTCGCCCGCGAGCTCATCGCCCGGGTCCGCGCCGCGCTCGGCGCAGAGCACGTCGTTGGTCTGCGGATCTCCGCCGATGACTGGGTTCGTCCCGACCAGGGCGGCCTCGGCGCCGAGGGGCTCCAGGACGTGGCGGCTGCGCTCGTCGCCGACGGGGGCCTCGACTACCTGAATCACTCCGAAGGGGCGAAGTCCTCCCACTACGCCCGCTCGATCGGCAACTACCGCCATCCCCACGGAGAATGGCTGCCTCTCACCGGGGGACTTCGCCAGGCCATCGACGCGGCGGTCCCCGTCATCGGGGTCGGCAAGCTCCACACCCCTGATGACGCCGAGGCGGCGCTGGCCGCGGGTGTGTGTGACATGGTCGCGATGACCCGGGCTCACATCGCGGACCCGGATGTGATCACCAAGTACTCGAGCCGTCGCACCGCGGAGATCCGCCCGTGCGTGGGAGCGAACCAGGGTTGCGTGGACCGCATGGTCGGGGCCCTGCCGATCACCTGTTTCCACAACCCCGACGTCGGCCGTGAACACCGACTGGCGCCGGTGCGGCGTAACGGGTCTGCGAAGGTCCTCGTCGTCGGGGCCGGACCGGCCGGGCTCAAGGCGGCCGAGGCCGCGGCCGTGCGCGGCCACCGGGTCACCGTCGTCGACGCCGCGTCCCGCCCGGGCGGGCGGCTGCTCGCGCTCGAACGGTGCGGGCCGGCCGCAGAGCTCCTGGATTCGGTGCGACACCTCGTCGACCGCTGCAAAGACCTCGGGGTCGAGATGCGCCTCGGCGAACACCTCGACGACGTCCCTGCCGGGTACGGGGCGGTCGTCCTGGCGACGGGAGCATCACCGGATCCCGCCTCACTCGGGGTGGGGGACGGTTCCGTGCCGGTGTTGTCGACCGACGACGCCGCGTGGGGGCGTCTCGACGGTCAACCGTTCGACGTCTCCGGTGCGGGGATCCTCGTCGTCGACCACCTCGGCACCAACGAGGTGGCCCTGGCCGCGGAGTCCCTCGTCGCCCGCGGGGCTCAGGTCACGTTCATCACGCCGGGGCCTTCACCGATGTGGGCCGTCGGATTCACCCACCTGCGGGCCTTGATGGAGGCCCTCCATGTCGAGGGCTCGACAGTGGAGTCCTCGACCGGTTTCGTGGACATCGCCAATGGCGCGGTGACCACCCGTCACGTCTATTCGAAGCAGCGTTCGACGCGCCCTTTCGACGCCGTCGTCGCCGGTGTCCACGCCCGGGCGAACACGGCTCTTCGGGCGTCGGCGGAGGCCACCGGTGCGCACGTTCACCTCGCGGGGGACGCCGTGGCGCCGCGCACGGCCATGCACGCGTTTCGCGAAGGTGCCGACGTCGGTGCTGCCGTCGGCGGCTAG
- a CDS encoding type II toxin-antitoxin system prevent-host-death family antitoxin, whose amino-acid sequence MEVGVRELKAKLSEYLRRAGDGESVVVTDRGRPVARIVSYDTGSSAVRRGVEEGWIEPARRTQFASGPRFHSSRTIIDVLDEDRG is encoded by the coding sequence ATGGAAGTCGGAGTCCGTGAGCTCAAGGCGAAGTTGTCCGAGTACCTGCGCCGTGCCGGCGATGGCGAGTCGGTGGTGGTGACGGATCGGGGACGCCCGGTGGCGAGGATCGTGTCCTATGACACCGGCTCGTCCGCCGTTCGACGGGGTGTCGAGGAAGGGTGGATCGAGCCGGCACGACGTACGCAGTTCGCGTCGGGTCCGCGTTTCCACTCGTCGAGGACCATCATCGACGTCCTCGACGAGGACCGGGGGTGA
- a CDS encoding NAD(P)H-dependent glycerol-3-phosphate dehydrogenase, producing MDVQVAVVGAGSWGTTVAALASRNASTRLWCREADLAAAITRDHMNPVYLEGFTLPSTLVATPELGEAVSDADIVVMAVPSHAFREILEAVAPLVGAGAHVVSVAKGLERGTGMRMTEVVADVVPGHLAGALTGPNLAKEILAGDAAASVIAMSDDAVAAVVQQVFASPRFKVYTNHDVVGCELGGALKNVYAIASGMADGLGTGDNTRAAVITRSLAELTRLGVAMGGEPATFAGLAGLGDLIATCTSSQSRNRHVGEELGRGRSVSEVVDAMNQVAEGVETAEVVVRLAAAHDVAVPIAAMVSAVISGEMSAAEAYRGLLRPARGHESDPENW from the coding sequence ATGGACGTCCAGGTCGCGGTGGTCGGCGCGGGCTCGTGGGGCACAACGGTCGCAGCCCTGGCGAGTCGGAACGCGTCCACCCGCCTGTGGTGTCGCGAGGCGGACCTCGCCGCAGCGATCACCCGTGATCACATGAACCCCGTCTACCTGGAAGGCTTCACCCTCCCCTCGACGTTGGTCGCGACTCCCGAACTCGGCGAGGCGGTGTCGGACGCCGACATCGTGGTGATGGCCGTGCCGTCGCACGCCTTCCGGGAGATTCTCGAGGCCGTGGCGCCGCTCGTGGGCGCAGGGGCGCACGTTGTGAGCGTCGCCAAGGGCCTCGAACGCGGGACCGGGATGCGGATGACCGAGGTCGTCGCCGATGTCGTGCCGGGCCACCTCGCCGGAGCGTTGACGGGACCGAACCTCGCCAAGGAGATCCTCGCCGGCGACGCGGCCGCCTCGGTGATCGCGATGTCGGACGACGCGGTTGCGGCGGTCGTGCAGCAGGTGTTCGCCTCGCCCCGTTTCAAGGTGTACACGAACCACGATGTCGTCGGCTGTGAACTCGGTGGTGCCCTCAAGAACGTCTACGCGATCGCGTCGGGAATGGCCGACGGCCTGGGTACGGGCGACAACACCCGGGCCGCCGTGATCACCCGGAGCCTCGCTGAGCTCACCCGCCTCGGCGTGGCCATGGGTGGTGAGCCGGCGACCTTCGCCGGGCTCGCGGGGCTGGGCGACCTCATCGCGACGTGCACGAGTTCCCAGAGCCGGAACCGTCACGTCGGCGAAGAGCTCGGGAGGGGCCGATCCGTCAGCGAGGTCGTTGACGCGATGAACCAGGTGGCCGAAGGCGTCGAGACGGCCGAGGTCGTCGTGAGGCTCGCCGCAGCTCACGACGTGGCGGTTCCCATCGCGGCCATGGTCAGCGCGGTGATCAGCGGCGAGATGAGCGCTGCGGAGGCCTACCGTGGGCTGCTGCGGCCCGCCCGGGGTCACGAGTCCGATCCGGAGAACTGGTGA
- a CDS encoding lasso peptide biosynthesis B2 protein yields MNALARRMTMAWLVMVAVVVGTRYRIAFRFRPTATLNESAGALGRRRADPVRLSSAVSTSARVIPGYTCLPQAYAMRRLMRSRGHDCEVRFGVATAGPRGFSAHAWVEDMDGNVVHGAVEEDYTALAPAR; encoded by the coding sequence ATGAACGCACTCGCCCGTCGCATGACGATGGCCTGGCTCGTGATGGTGGCCGTCGTCGTAGGAACCCGCTACCGCATCGCCTTCAGGTTCCGTCCGACCGCCACGCTCAACGAGTCGGCCGGCGCCCTCGGTCGGCGGCGAGCGGACCCGGTACGCCTCTCGAGTGCCGTGTCCACGTCGGCGCGCGTGATCCCGGGTTACACGTGTCTCCCGCAGGCGTATGCGATGCGCCGGCTCATGCGTTCACGCGGCCACGACTGTGAGGTGCGCTTCGGCGTGGCCACGGCAGGCCCGAGGGGGTTCAGCGCCCACGCCTGGGTGGAGGACATGGACGGCAACGTCGTCCACGGAGCCGTCGAGGAGGACTACACGGCCCTCGCGCCGGCCCGCTGA
- a CDS encoding RpiB/LacA/LacB family sugar-phosphate isomerase has protein sequence MARVAFGTDMSTPLTAAMVSHLGEAGHTVVTVAEDEPWPDVGRAVGVAVATGDAQLGVVCCWTGTGVSIAANKVPGIRAALCTDAETATGARRWNDANVLAMGIRLTSAPLAVEIIDAFLAGVVDPDEVAEIAKLERA, from the coding sequence ATGGCCAGAGTGGCGTTCGGAACAGACATGTCGACGCCGCTCACCGCGGCGATGGTCTCGCATCTCGGCGAGGCCGGACACACGGTGGTGACCGTGGCCGAGGACGAACCGTGGCCCGACGTCGGTCGCGCCGTGGGTGTGGCGGTCGCCACGGGCGACGCGCAGTTGGGTGTCGTGTGCTGTTGGACCGGGACGGGCGTGTCGATCGCCGCGAACAAGGTGCCGGGGATCCGTGCGGCGCTGTGCACCGACGCCGAGACCGCCACCGGTGCGCGTCGGTGGAACGATGCGAACGTCCTTGCGATGGGTATCCGTCTCACCTCGGCGCCCCTGGCGGTCGAGATCATCGACGCTTTTCTGGCCGGCGTCGTCGACCCCGACGAGGTCGCCGAGATCGCGAAGTTGGAACGGGCCTGA
- a CDS encoding MFS transporter: MTGQRLTLTAAITSTTTAAFPAFLAGAVGVQLREDLDFSEGRLGGAIAIYFFTAAITSTKLGKLAQRLGPTNALRIGCVMSATAMICIATMADSWPTLYAFLALAGLSNSLVQPSTNLLLSDRFDDGNLGFAMGLKQSGMPLATLLGGAAVPVFALTVGWRWAYVAAVAVPAIAFTLLSRVHADMHVAPKRHGRVQTPMGPLLLLAVAMVFGGAAVTALGGFLVSSAVDSGVPDGLAGWMLTIGSVCGISVRLIAGARADRGTIEPLAASTVMLALGAIAFAGLAIQDAWAIYAFTPLAFGAGWAWPGLYHLAVVRRNREAAAAATGITQAGAYIGAGGGPLLFGVIVEASSYRVAWLVSAAYALIGAAALVGGQIWLRRLVPTDTVVR, from the coding sequence GTGACGGGACAGAGGCTGACACTCACTGCGGCGATCACGTCCACGACGACCGCAGCATTTCCTGCATTCCTGGCCGGAGCCGTGGGCGTCCAGTTGCGCGAGGACCTCGATTTCAGCGAGGGCCGACTGGGTGGCGCGATCGCCATCTACTTCTTCACCGCGGCGATCACGTCCACGAAACTCGGGAAGCTCGCCCAGCGACTCGGTCCGACCAACGCGCTGCGCATCGGTTGCGTGATGTCGGCGACCGCGATGATCTGCATCGCGACCATGGCGGATTCGTGGCCGACGCTCTACGCATTCCTCGCCCTGGCGGGCCTGTCCAACTCGCTCGTCCAGCCGTCGACGAACCTCCTGCTGTCGGACCGCTTCGACGACGGCAACCTCGGCTTCGCGATGGGGCTCAAACAGTCCGGCATGCCACTGGCCACGCTGTTGGGCGGCGCTGCGGTTCCCGTGTTCGCGCTGACCGTCGGTTGGCGCTGGGCCTACGTGGCGGCGGTCGCGGTGCCGGCGATCGCATTCACACTCCTGAGTCGGGTGCACGCCGACATGCACGTGGCACCGAAACGCCACGGGCGTGTCCAGACTCCGATGGGGCCGTTGCTGTTGCTGGCCGTCGCGATGGTCTTCGGCGGCGCTGCGGTCACCGCACTCGGCGGATTCCTCGTCTCGTCCGCGGTCGACTCGGGCGTCCCCGACGGGCTCGCCGGCTGGATGCTCACCATCGGCAGCGTGTGCGGCATCTCCGTGCGACTCATCGCCGGCGCCCGAGCGGATCGCGGCACCATCGAACCGCTCGCCGCGTCGACGGTGATGCTGGCACTGGGTGCGATCGCATTCGCCGGACTCGCCATCCAGGACGCCTGGGCGATCTACGCGTTCACACCGCTCGCGTTCGGTGCGGGCTGGGCGTGGCCGGGGCTCTACCACCTCGCCGTGGTACGCCGTAACCGGGAGGCGGCCGCTGCGGCCACCGGCATCACCCAGGCCGGCGCCTACATCGGCGCGGGCGGCGGACCGTTGCTGTTCGGGGTCATCGTCGAAGCGTCCTCGTACCGCGTGGCCTGGCTCGTCTCTGCGGCCTACGCGCTGATCGGCGCGGCGGCGCTGGTCGGAGGCCAGATCTGGCTGAGGCGCCTGGTTCCGACCGACACGGTGGTGCGCTAG
- a CDS encoding type II toxin-antitoxin system VapC family toxin has protein sequence MTLYVDSSALLKRYIDERDSDVAVELMSLDHVLVTSRLTEVEVRRNLARLLHGEDLIEARRRLSADFDTFALVGLDAVTCNGAARIAEQTLCRSLDSLHLAAAMRAGSGTTVLTFDIRQAHVARSLDMAVVGV, from the coding sequence GTGACCCTCTACGTCGACTCCAGCGCGCTTCTGAAGCGCTACATCGACGAGCGCGATTCCGATGTCGCCGTCGAACTCATGTCCCTCGACCATGTACTCGTCACGTCGCGGCTGACCGAGGTCGAGGTGCGCCGCAACCTCGCCCGGTTGCTCCACGGCGAGGACCTGATCGAGGCGCGGCGTCGACTCTCGGCTGATTTCGACACTTTCGCCCTCGTCGGACTGGACGCCGTCACGTGCAACGGGGCCGCCCGGATAGCCGAGCAGACGCTGTGCCGGTCGCTCGATTCGCTGCATCTCGCTGCTGCCATGAGAGCCGGCTCGGGAACGACGGTGCTGACGTTCGACATCCGCCAGGCGCACGTGGCGCGCAGTCTCGACATGGCCGTGGTGGGAGTCTGA
- a CDS encoding MFS transporter, whose protein sequence is MTATGPGIGEAVSRAELQRRTVRTLVWSQVLAGGTTAAVVTIGSLLAKEITDTDSLAGTATAALTLGTALAALPLARHASKVGRRPVLAGGFAVGGVGALAVGLAAAIGSYPLLLVGMAAVGIGQAAGLQARFAAADLADDAGRAGAIGTVVWAMTVGSVAAPNLLGPSSRVADSLGLEELAGLPIVGVVLAFCAALFVAKRLRPDPLVEAGGLDAPGVGRRPLRPAITAIRTNLDAAVSLASVVVAHATMVGVMSMTAIHLDDGGQSKAFIGFVISTHIAGMYAFSPVAGRLADRIGRVPTLALGAAVLVLATDTAGHSHGSESVMMLLALFALGFGWSLALVAGSALLTESVSVEVRVSAQGLSDVAMSASGAIAAVAAGFAVDTIGYHHLSHIGMGLSSAMLAVAIARAVTNRRVVRAAALR, encoded by the coding sequence GTGACCGCGACCGGGCCCGGCATCGGAGAGGCCGTCTCCCGTGCAGAACTGCAGCGCCGTACGGTGCGGACCCTCGTGTGGTCCCAGGTCCTCGCGGGTGGGACCACCGCAGCCGTCGTCACGATCGGCTCGCTGCTGGCCAAGGAGATCACCGACACCGACTCGCTCGCGGGCACCGCAACGGCGGCTCTCACCCTGGGAACCGCGCTCGCCGCCCTACCGCTCGCCCGTCATGCCTCGAAGGTGGGCCGGCGACCCGTTCTGGCCGGCGGGTTCGCCGTCGGTGGCGTCGGTGCGCTCGCAGTGGGTCTGGCAGCAGCCATCGGCTCCTATCCGCTTCTGCTCGTCGGGATGGCCGCCGTGGGAATCGGCCAGGCGGCCGGACTCCAGGCCCGGTTCGCCGCGGCCGACCTGGCCGATGACGCCGGACGCGCCGGTGCCATCGGCACGGTCGTGTGGGCGATGACGGTCGGATCCGTCGCTGCGCCGAACCTGCTCGGCCCGTCCTCTCGGGTGGCCGACTCACTCGGTCTGGAGGAACTGGCGGGTCTGCCCATCGTGGGAGTGGTCCTCGCATTCTGCGCCGCCCTGTTCGTCGCGAAGCGACTCCGGCCCGACCCTCTCGTCGAAGCGGGCGGCCTCGACGCGCCGGGAGTGGGGCGTCGTCCCCTGCGTCCCGCCATCACGGCCATCCGCACGAACCTCGACGCAGCCGTGTCACTGGCCTCCGTCGTCGTCGCCCACGCGACCATGGTCGGGGTCATGTCGATGACGGCGATCCATCTCGACGACGGTGGACAGTCGAAGGCGTTCATCGGTTTCGTGATCAGCACCCACATCGCGGGGATGTACGCCTTCTCTCCGGTGGCGGGTCGGCTGGCGGACAGGATCGGCAGGGTGCCGACGCTCGCACTCGGTGCCGCCGTCCTGGTGCTGGCGACCGACACGGCCGGCCACTCCCACGGCTCGGAGTCCGTGATGATGCTGCTGGCACTCTTCGCCCTGGGTTTCGGGTGGAGCCTCGCGCTGGTGGCGGGAAGTGCACTGCTGACCGAGTCGGTATCCGTCGAGGTCCGGGTCTCGGCCCAGGGGCTGTCTGATGTCGCGATGTCGGCGAGTGGCGCCATCGCCGCCGTGGCGGCCGGTTTCGCTGTCGACACGATCGGCTACCACCACCTGAGTCATATCGGCATGGGTCTCAGCTCGGCGATGCTGGCCGTCGCCATCGCCCGCGCCGTCACCAACCGGCGGGTGGTCCGGGCCGCTGCGCTCCGGTGA
- a CDS encoding PqqD family protein produces METGPTYVVGTSLVANEIDGETVVLNLGTGQYHGLNPVAASVWSWIQEPRSLDELTALVVSEFDVDEGRARTDLEALLVDLVERNLAVTDP; encoded by the coding sequence ATGGAAACCGGACCCACGTACGTCGTCGGCACGTCGCTGGTCGCCAACGAGATCGACGGAGAGACGGTCGTGTTGAACCTGGGCACCGGCCAGTACCACGGGCTCAACCCTGTGGCGGCCTCGGTGTGGTCATGGATACAGGAGCCGAGGTCGCTGGACGAACTGACTGCCCTGGTGGTTTCGGAGTTCGATGTCGACGAGGGGCGGGCCCGCACCGACCTCGAGGCTCTGCTGGTCGACCTCGTCGAACGGAACCTCGCCGTCACCGACCCGTGA
- a CDS encoding DNA polymerase Y family protein, with amino-acid sequence MVSAHGRDVPVRMLVVAQGDWPVVALGLPLDEPVAVVVANRVVACSPAARRATVHRGLSRREAQSRCADLVVVERDPAAEVRHHEPVLTVLDDICPRVEILRPGVCAFPTRGPSRYFGGDEVLARRVHELLADVTVGPGNVTPPVYVGIADGVFAARLAARSARPVAVVAAGRSRAFLASRPVDDIVSVGDGGTGDAPVEVWKRLGVRTLGDLAALPATDVLGRFGEVGATAHRLARGLDRRPPDLRDPPADMTVTMDLDPPLERIEAAAFVARTLADELSTRLGSHGSGCGLVEIAAETEHGETLVRLWRGEGSLGPAAIADRVRWQLDGWLTGPPAVRPTGGLARLGLTALEVGPAVGRQLGFWGSQTAVVERVTRAVARVQGIAGVGTVSVPERRGGRDPAEMIVRVAAEAVDLVERERRAVESSVLGSAPSPVRPPDTPPWPGALPPPSPAVVHPAPVPVRVLDEAGEPVAVSGRGLLSDEPATIVPERGPPRSIASWAGPWPVEERWWDPRSQRRRARFQMILDDGAAMLVVLEGGEWYLAASYD; translated from the coding sequence GTGGTCTCCGCCCATGGTCGGGACGTCCCCGTTCGCATGCTCGTCGTCGCCCAGGGCGACTGGCCCGTCGTCGCGCTCGGCCTACCTCTCGACGAGCCGGTCGCGGTGGTGGTCGCCAACCGGGTGGTCGCCTGTTCGCCGGCCGCCCGACGGGCGACGGTGCACCGGGGCCTCAGCCGTCGTGAAGCCCAGTCGCGCTGTGCGGACCTCGTCGTGGTCGAACGTGACCCCGCGGCGGAGGTCCGTCACCACGAACCCGTCCTGACCGTCCTCGACGACATCTGTCCCCGCGTGGAGATCCTCCGCCCCGGTGTGTGTGCCTTCCCCACCCGGGGGCCGTCGCGCTACTTCGGTGGTGACGAGGTGCTGGCCCGCAGGGTCCACGAACTGCTCGCCGATGTGACCGTGGGTCCCGGCAACGTGACACCGCCGGTATACGTGGGCATCGCCGACGGGGTCTTCGCCGCCCGCCTCGCCGCCCGGTCCGCCCGCCCGGTCGCTGTCGTCGCCGCAGGGCGGAGCAGGGCGTTCCTCGCCTCCCGCCCTGTCGACGACATCGTGTCCGTCGGCGACGGCGGCACCGGTGACGCGCCCGTCGAAGTCTGGAAGCGCCTCGGCGTGCGCACCCTGGGGGACCTGGCCGCACTGCCGGCAACCGACGTGCTCGGTCGTTTCGGCGAGGTCGGAGCAACGGCTCACCGTCTGGCCCGGGGCCTCGACCGCCGCCCACCGGATCTGCGTGACCCCCCGGCGGACATGACCGTCACCATGGATCTCGACCCGCCGCTCGAACGCATCGAGGCGGCGGCGTTCGTCGCCCGGACCCTCGCCGACGAACTCTCGACCCGGCTCGGCTCCCACGGGTCGGGCTGTGGGCTCGTCGAGATCGCCGCCGAGACCGAACACGGGGAGACCCTCGTCCGGTTGTGGCGCGGCGAGGGGTCACTCGGCCCCGCGGCGATCGCTGATCGCGTGCGGTGGCAACTCGACGGTTGGCTCACCGGGCCCCCTGCCGTGCGACCCACGGGCGGCCTGGCCCGCCTCGGCCTCACCGCGCTCGAAGTCGGACCGGCGGTCGGTCGTCAGCTCGGTTTCTGGGGGTCACAGACCGCCGTCGTCGAACGGGTGACGCGTGCCGTCGCCCGCGTCCAGGGGATCGCCGGGGTCGGCACGGTGTCGGTTCCCGAACGACGTGGTGGACGTGACCCGGCCGAGATGATCGTGAGGGTGGCGGCCGAGGCGGTGGACCTCGTCGAACGTGAACGGCGAGCGGTCGAATCCTCCGTGCTCGGGTCCGCCCCGTCACCTGTCCGGCCGCCCGACACGCCGCCATGGCCCGGTGCGTTGCCGCCACCTTCGCCGGCGGTCGTCCACCCGGCGCCGGTGCCCGTGCGGGTCCTCGACGAGGCGGGAGAGCCGGTGGCGGTCAGTGGACGGGGTCTGTTGTCCGATGAGCCGGCGACGATCGTCCCCGAGAGGGGACCGCCACGTTCGATCGCATCGTGGGCCGGCCCCTGGCCGGTCGAGGAGCGGTGGTGGGATCCCCGGTCGCAGCGTCGCCGGGCCCGTTTCCAGATGATCCTCGACGACGGGGCCGCCATGCTCGTCGTCCTCGAGGGTGGTGAGTGGTACCTCGCGGCGAGCTACGACTGA